A single genomic interval of Pirellulaceae bacterium harbors:
- a CDS encoding FG-GAP-like repeat-containing protein gives MRNLLTLTLLSILASGCNRSRDAERPPKDVALTVTSKSDDRSEVATPLKVTPLSEPPLRNGRFQYFDSETTGIDFVHHWNPSPRHELKLANAVAGGGVAVGDYDGDARPDIYLTRPTGGGRLYRNLGDFRFQDVTETAGIQSGEYWGTGACFVDADNDGRLDLYVCGYDCPNQLYINQGDATFTECAASCGVDFRGASIMAAWSDYDVDGDLDMYLVTNRLDPVKKFQTKAFRRNGKWVVPAEVRETNDILVKPDGSPFPIDAGQFDHLYRNDGPGPDGRIKFVEVSDEAGLQGNYFGLSATWWDVDQDGLPDLYVANDFFGPDQLYHNNGDGTFSDVTRLALAHTPWFSMGADFGDINNDGHLDFMASDMSGTSHYKQKVAMGEMNENAWFLDYSEPRQYMRNAIYLNSGTGRFWEIAYLTGLAESNWTWSIRFGDLDSDGREDLFVSNGMTRDWFNSDLRAQARQIGDWWQGSRDLWLNEPPLREQNLAFRNHGNLTFEDASQDWGLNEESVSFGATLADLDGDGYLDVVINNFEAAPSLYRNELAVGHRIAIRLRGDSSNRFGLGATVRLRSASGQQVRYLSSSRGFMAASEPVLHFGLGEDTVVDQLTVSWPSGKVQEFSRLPVDQRYTITEPHGLPPKRTLPQRPKPMFRRDRKFPVAAHREQPFDDFAQQPLLPNKLSQLGPGLAWGDIDGDGDDDLYVGAAAGQAGRVFANDLGKFSPIISPAFDKDEACEDMGTLFFDSDGDGDLDLYVVSGSSQFSVKSEELRDRLYLNDGEGRFELAPEDTLPDALESGSAVAAADFDRDGDLDLFVGARLIPGQYPLSPRAMVLRNETTPTGTSRFVDVTNQIASGLDRAGMVTGAVWSDANGDGWLDLLLTCDWGTVQFWRNDQGKLINATDAAGLSERSGWWNGIAGRDLDNDGDIDYVVTNVGQNTKYHASPAHPQVMYYGDFDDSGRMRLVEAEFEGDELMPIRGKSCSSRAIPLLNDRFGSFHDFALASLDDIYTSECLEDARRFEVNTLETSILLNQGDGSFEFRPLPKLAQASPAFGVVLTEIDGDGHPDIYLAQNFFGTQLETGRMDGGTSLLLTGAGDGTFSALFPHQSGLIVSGDAKGLAAADINSDHRMDLIITMNNGPVLAFINECSSPERFFSVRLKGPAANRSAIGSRVSVHLKDGSKQTAEVHAGSGYLSQSTTEQSFGLGLENQVDRVTVRWPDGSSSEHPVSSDQASILIELD, from the coding sequence ATGCGCAATCTTCTCACTCTGACACTACTTTCAATTCTCGCGTCCGGTTGCAATCGTTCGCGGGACGCTGAACGTCCGCCTAAAGACGTGGCGTTGACGGTGACATCCAAGAGTGATGACCGATCTGAGGTAGCCACCCCGTTGAAGGTGACACCCTTGTCGGAGCCTCCGCTTAGAAACGGTCGATTCCAGTATTTCGATTCCGAGACAACGGGGATCGATTTTGTTCATCATTGGAATCCTTCGCCGCGTCATGAGTTAAAACTGGCCAATGCAGTGGCGGGAGGTGGTGTTGCCGTCGGTGACTACGATGGTGATGCTCGTCCCGACATTTATTTGACCCGTCCGACCGGTGGCGGCCGTTTGTACCGCAACCTTGGAGACTTTCGCTTTCAGGATGTGACCGAAACGGCTGGCATACAAAGTGGTGAATACTGGGGCACGGGTGCCTGCTTTGTGGATGCTGATAATGATGGCCGACTCGATCTGTATGTCTGTGGATACGACTGCCCAAATCAGTTGTACATCAACCAGGGTGATGCCACTTTTACCGAATGCGCGGCGTCGTGTGGAGTCGATTTTCGTGGTGCGAGCATCATGGCCGCTTGGTCTGATTACGATGTCGACGGTGATCTGGATATGTATCTCGTGACCAATCGGCTGGATCCGGTAAAGAAATTCCAAACCAAAGCATTTCGCCGTAATGGCAAGTGGGTTGTACCAGCAGAAGTTCGCGAAACGAATGACATTCTTGTTAAACCTGACGGATCGCCTTTCCCGATCGATGCGGGCCAATTCGATCATCTGTATCGCAACGACGGTCCAGGTCCTGATGGGCGAATCAAGTTCGTGGAAGTCAGTGACGAAGCTGGGTTGCAGGGAAACTACTTTGGTCTTTCGGCAACCTGGTGGGACGTGGATCAAGACGGATTGCCGGACTTATACGTTGCCAACGACTTTTTTGGTCCTGATCAGCTTTACCATAACAACGGTGACGGAACGTTCTCTGATGTGACACGGTTGGCGTTAGCGCACACTCCATGGTTTTCCATGGGTGCCGATTTCGGCGATATCAACAACGATGGCCATCTTGATTTCATGGCGTCGGATATGTCTGGCACCAGTCATTACAAACAAAAAGTGGCCATGGGTGAAATGAATGAGAACGCCTGGTTCTTGGACTACTCAGAACCTCGTCAGTACATGCGCAACGCAATATACCTGAATTCGGGCACCGGTCGATTTTGGGAGATTGCCTACCTGACGGGATTGGCTGAATCGAATTGGACATGGTCGATTCGCTTTGGGGACTTGGACAGCGATGGGCGTGAAGATCTTTTTGTATCTAATGGGATGACTCGTGATTGGTTCAACAGTGATCTTCGCGCTCAGGCTCGTCAAATCGGCGATTGGTGGCAGGGCAGTCGCGATCTTTGGCTAAACGAACCGCCATTGCGTGAGCAAAACCTTGCTTTTCGCAATCACGGAAATCTGACCTTTGAAGATGCAAGTCAGGACTGGGGATTGAACGAGGAGTCGGTCAGTTTTGGTGCGACCTTAGCTGATTTGGATGGTGACGGTTACTTGGATGTCGTTATCAATAATTTTGAGGCCGCTCCCTCGCTCTACCGGAATGAATTGGCTGTCGGGCATCGCATTGCAATTCGATTGCGAGGTGACTCCAGCAATCGCTTTGGGCTAGGTGCGACTGTGCGATTGCGTTCCGCGTCCGGGCAGCAAGTTCGTTATCTTTCGTCGTCGCGAGGTTTTATGGCGGCGAGTGAACCGGTGTTGCACTTTGGACTAGGTGAGGACACGGTCGTGGATCAGTTAACCGTTAGCTGGCCCAGCGGCAAGGTTCAGGAGTTCAGCCGACTTCCAGTTGATCAACGCTATACGATAACCGAGCCTCACGGTTTGCCGCCCAAGAGGACTCTTCCACAGCGACCCAAGCCTATGTTTCGGCGAGACCGGAAGTTTCCCGTCGCTGCGCATCGCGAGCAGCCCTTCGATGACTTCGCTCAGCAGCCGTTACTTCCCAACAAGCTGTCGCAACTCGGCCCCGGTTTGGCCTGGGGTGACATTGATGGCGACGGGGATGATGATCTATACGTGGGGGCCGCGGCTGGGCAAGCTGGCCGGGTTTTTGCGAACGATTTGGGGAAGTTTAGTCCCATCATATCGCCCGCTTTTGATAAGGACGAAGCTTGCGAAGACATGGGAACGTTGTTCTTCGATTCAGATGGGGACGGAGATCTGGACTTGTATGTTGTTAGTGGTAGCTCGCAGTTTTCTGTCAAAAGTGAGGAACTTCGTGACCGCCTGTATTTGAACGATGGCGAAGGTAGATTTGAGTTGGCTCCCGAAGATACATTGCCGGACGCGTTAGAAAGCGGCAGTGCGGTTGCTGCTGCTGACTTCGATCGGGATGGTGACCTCGATTTGTTTGTCGGCGCTCGGTTGATTCCCGGACAGTATCCGCTTTCGCCGCGGGCCATGGTTTTACGTAACGAAACGACGCCAACGGGAACCAGTCGTTTCGTCGACGTTACCAATCAGATCGCATCCGGTCTGGATCGAGCCGGAATGGTGACCGGAGCTGTTTGGTCAGATGCGAATGGCGATGGATGGTTAGATTTACTACTGACATGCGATTGGGGCACCGTTCAATTCTGGAGAAATGATCAAGGTAAGTTAATCAATGCCACCGACGCTGCTGGCTTATCAGAAAGATCTGGTTGGTGGAACGGCATTGCTGGACGCGATTTGGACAACGATGGTGACATTGACTACGTCGTCACCAACGTCGGCCAGAATACCAAGTATCATGCCAGCCCAGCCCATCCCCAGGTTATGTATTACGGCGATTTTGATGACAGTGGCCGGATGAGATTGGTTGAAGCCGAATTTGAGGGGGATGAATTGATGCCGATTCGCGGCAAAAGTTGTTCCAGTCGCGCAATTCCTCTACTGAACGATCGTTTCGGTAGTTTTCACGACTTCGCATTAGCGTCCTTAGACGACATTTACACTTCCGAATGCCTGGAAGACGCACGACGATTCGAAGTGAATACGTTGGAAACATCCATTTTGCTAAATCAGGGTGACGGATCGTTTGAATTTCGTCCATTACCCAAGTTGGCACAAGCGTCACCGGCTTTTGGCGTGGTGCTGACCGAGATCGATGGTGATGGACATCCTGATATATATCTGGCGCAGAACTTTTTTGGTACACAACTAGAGACCGGCCGTATGGATGGTGGTACTAGTTTGTTGCTAACGGGGGCTGGCGACGGTACGTTTTCAGCGCTCTTTCCTCATCAATCTGGATTGATCGTCTCCGGTGATGCGAAAGGGTTGGCGGCGGCTGACATTAACTCTGACCATCGTATGGACTTGATCATTACGATGAATAATGGACCCGTACTGGCCTTTATCAACGAATGTTCATCGCCAGAACGTTTCTTTAGCGTTCGATTAAAGGGGCCCGCCGCTAACCGTTCTGCCATTGGATCGCGTGTATCTGTGCATCTGAAAGATGGGTCTAAGCAGACGGCCGAAGTTCATGCGGGTTCAGGTTACCTGTCGCAGTCAACCACGGAGCAATCCTTTGGCCTAGGGCTAGAAAACCAAGTTGACCGCGTGACCGTCCGATGGCCTGATGGTAGTTCAAGTGAACATCCGGTCTCGAGCGACCAAGCCTCAATTCTTATTGAGCTAGATTGA
- a CDS encoding FG-GAP-like repeat-containing protein produces MTLLLIVTLNGCHRSSTSPLSQTVKPIAGLQSRPLPERESRGDQVRFESMSVDRTGLDFIHHWMPPADYPHDLETQMAGGGVAIGDYDNDGRPDIYLSRPYGGNRLYRNLGDFRFNDVTDMAGLRDDETWGGGVSFADVDNDGDLDLFACSHNGPNRLFINQVDGTFLEQANLFGLDFSGASVMMAFCDYDLDGDLDGYLLTNRLNPPRDVELGKAVRINGKWVVPPEAQEYKDIIVTPDGKPIPINAAQFDHLFRNDGPDQTGQTRFTDVSQQAGIDGNDHGLGIVWWDYNDDGFPDLYVANDFTDADCLYHNNGDGTFTNIIATSLPHTPWFSMGVDAADINNDGQVDLMASDMTGTNHYKQKVGMGEMGSQLWFLEFPKPRQYMRNAVYLNTGTPRFMEVGYLTGLAETDWTWTVRFADLDEDGWLDAFVTNGMTRDWQNSDLKRQADALGGKQSPKGRAFWQNQSAKQDRNLLFHNQGDLNFSSEGDKFGLDHDGVSFGAATGDLDGDGDLDLIVNNFEEHVSVYRNLSSEQNRVIVQLKGTQGNRYGIGARLQIETQTGKQRRDLTAARGFMSSGEPIAHFGLGSDSVIDRLTLRWPSGQLQAFDNLPVNRVYTVTEPTISTATDESDSVRVAMFKAGVIAPSAVHREQPFDDFKRQPLLPNRLSQLGPGMACGDINGDGVDDVFLGGAAGQPGTMLINRDGRFIPLRNSNSTVFFQDRHCEDMGLLLFDADGDADLDLYVVSGGVECEEGSSRLQDRLYVNDGHGAFTKAPPDTLPKMLASGSTVVAADYDRDHDLDLFVGGRVRPGAYPLTPRSYLLRNDSSQTGGLHFTDVTDDVAPELGQQGMVTGALWTDSNCDGWIDLIVTCEWEPIRMWQNNQGQFANVTDSAGLSKYLGWWNSVNGRDFDNDGDIDYVVTNFGLNTKYEASERTPVELYYGSFDDSGEMRLIEAEHEGRQLYPVRGRSCSSNAIPVVGERFESYHDFALASLSEIYTAESLQRSHLFSTNTLESGILINDGRGHFEFRVLPRIAQASPSFGVVTTELDGDGIADIFLAQNFFGPQVETGRMDGGVGLLLRGQVPSAQNSGFTPIWPDRSGIVVSGDATSALCTDANQDGRPDLLVAENNGRIRSFLHQAENSNSFLSIDVKNQRGAPAVGARVELILSDGARQVAELYAGSGYLSQSTHLLTFGLGDNRTVEHVNVRWADGSTNKYSNLETKAVLRIQQD; encoded by the coding sequence ATGACTTTGCTATTGATCGTGACGTTGAACGGTTGTCATCGTTCTTCAACATCACCATTGTCACAAACCGTTAAGCCGATCGCTGGCTTGCAGTCGCGCCCGCTGCCCGAGCGAGAATCACGGGGTGATCAAGTCCGATTTGAATCAATGTCGGTTGATCGAACCGGGCTCGATTTTATCCATCATTGGATGCCCCCCGCCGATTATCCTCATGACCTAGAAACTCAAATGGCCGGCGGCGGTGTCGCCATCGGCGACTACGATAATGACGGACGACCGGACATTTACCTTTCCCGTCCGTATGGTGGTAATCGGCTCTATCGAAATTTGGGTGATTTTCGTTTTAATGACGTGACGGATATGGCTGGCTTGAGGGATGACGAGACGTGGGGGGGCGGAGTTTCTTTCGCCGATGTTGATAATGATGGTGACCTCGATTTGTTCGCTTGTTCCCACAATGGACCCAACCGTCTGTTCATTAACCAGGTCGATGGTACCTTCTTGGAACAGGCCAACCTGTTTGGCCTCGATTTTAGCGGCGCAAGCGTCATGATGGCCTTCTGTGATTATGATCTCGACGGCGATTTGGACGGATATCTTTTGACGAACCGATTAAATCCTCCCCGAGATGTCGAGCTTGGAAAGGCCGTCCGCATCAACGGTAAATGGGTCGTCCCGCCTGAAGCTCAGGAGTATAAGGACATCATTGTTACGCCGGATGGAAAGCCGATTCCGATCAACGCGGCACAGTTCGATCATCTGTTTCGCAATGATGGACCTGACCAAACCGGACAGACACGTTTTACCGACGTCAGTCAACAAGCGGGAATCGATGGCAACGACCATGGACTCGGCATCGTCTGGTGGGACTACAACGATGATGGATTTCCCGATTTGTACGTTGCGAATGATTTCACGGATGCCGACTGTCTGTACCATAACAATGGTGATGGCACGTTTACGAACATCATAGCAACATCGCTCCCGCATACGCCTTGGTTTTCGATGGGAGTTGACGCAGCCGACATCAATAACGATGGCCAAGTCGATCTGATGGCCTCCGACATGACGGGAACTAATCACTACAAACAAAAAGTCGGTATGGGAGAGATGGGGTCACAGTTGTGGTTTCTGGAATTCCCCAAGCCTCGCCAATACATGCGCAACGCCGTCTATCTAAACACGGGCACACCACGTTTCATGGAGGTGGGTTATCTAACCGGTCTAGCGGAAACCGATTGGACCTGGACCGTTCGATTTGCAGACCTCGACGAAGATGGCTGGCTTGACGCGTTTGTTACGAATGGAATGACACGCGATTGGCAAAACAGTGACTTGAAACGGCAGGCCGATGCGTTGGGTGGCAAGCAGTCACCCAAAGGGCGAGCGTTCTGGCAGAATCAGAGTGCCAAGCAGGACCGTAACCTGTTGTTTCATAATCAAGGTGATCTAAACTTCAGTAGCGAGGGCGATAAGTTTGGACTCGATCACGACGGTGTAAGTTTTGGTGCCGCGACAGGTGACCTCGATGGTGATGGAGACCTCGACCTGATTGTGAATAACTTTGAAGAGCATGTTAGCGTCTATCGAAACTTGTCGTCGGAACAAAATCGTGTCATCGTTCAGTTGAAAGGGACCCAGGGCAATCGATATGGAATAGGAGCCAGACTACAAATCGAAACGCAAACGGGTAAACAGAGACGAGACTTGACTGCTGCTCGTGGATTCATGTCTTCTGGTGAACCAATCGCTCATTTTGGACTCGGCAGTGATTCGGTAATCGATCGATTGACGTTGCGCTGGCCGAGCGGGCAGCTGCAAGCTTTCGACAATCTTCCCGTGAACCGGGTTTATACCGTGACAGAGCCGACAATCTCGACGGCGACCGACGAATCAGATTCGGTTCGAGTCGCAATGTTTAAGGCGGGCGTGATCGCCCCCTCAGCCGTCCATCGAGAACAGCCATTTGACGACTTTAAACGGCAGCCCCTCTTGCCAAATCGACTCTCACAGCTTGGGCCCGGTATGGCTTGTGGAGATATCAATGGTGACGGAGTTGACGATGTTTTTCTGGGCGGAGCTGCTGGTCAGCCAGGAACGATGTTGATTAATCGAGACGGACGTTTCATACCCCTTCGTAATTCGAATTCCACGGTGTTTTTCCAGGATCGTCACTGCGAGGACATGGGGCTGTTGTTGTTTGATGCGGATGGCGATGCCGATCTCGATTTATATGTTGTGAGTGGCGGAGTGGAGTGTGAAGAGGGGAGTTCTCGGTTGCAGGATCGGTTATACGTTAATGACGGACATGGCGCGTTTACGAAGGCGCCGCCCGACACCTTACCCAAGATGCTTGCGAGCGGAAGTACGGTGGTTGCTGCCGATTATGATCGAGATCACGACCTGGACCTATTTGTCGGTGGACGAGTTCGTCCTGGTGCGTATCCGCTCACGCCACGATCGTATCTGTTGCGAAACGATTCCAGTCAAACGGGTGGACTGCACTTCACCGACGTCACCGATGACGTAGCGCCGGAGTTGGGACAGCAAGGTATGGTCACTGGGGCCCTCTGGACTGACTCCAATTGCGACGGCTGGATCGACTTGATCGTCACCTGCGAATGGGAACCGATTCGGATGTGGCAGAATAATCAAGGACAGTTTGCAAACGTGACGGACTCGGCTGGCTTAAGCAAATACTTAGGATGGTGGAACAGTGTTAATGGTCGAGATTTCGACAACGATGGCGACATCGACTATGTCGTGACGAATTTTGGTCTGAATACGAAGTATGAAGCCAGCGAAAGAACGCCTGTTGAACTTTACTATGGAAGTTTCGATGACAGCGGGGAAATGCGTTTGATCGAAGCCGAGCATGAAGGTCGACAACTGTACCCAGTGCGGGGACGCAGTTGCTCAAGTAACGCAATTCCTGTCGTGGGCGAACGTTTCGAGTCCTATCACGACTTTGCGTTGGCGTCGTTGTCAGAGATCTACACGGCTGAATCTTTGCAGCGATCGCATTTGTTTTCCACCAATACCTTGGAGTCAGGTATCCTAATCAATGATGGTCGGGGACATTTTGAATTTCGAGTGTTACCAAGAATTGCTCAAGCATCTCCGAGCTTTGGTGTGGTGACAACAGAATTGGACGGAGACGGTATAGCGGATATTTTCCTGGCGCAGAATTTTTTCGGGCCTCAAGTCGAAACTGGCCGAATGGACGGAGGGGTCGGTCTGTTGCTACGTGGCCAAGTTCCTTCCGCTCAGAACTCGGGCTTTACGCCGATATGGCCTGACCGAAGTGGTATCGTTGTTTCTGGTGATGCAACATCGGCTTTGTGTACTGACGCCAATCAAGATGGTCGTCCTGATTTGCTCGTTGCCGAAAATAACGGTCGCATAAGATCGTTTCTACACCAAGCTGAAAATAGCAACTCCTTCTTGTCAATCGACGTTAAGAATCAGCGGGGTGCGCCGGCCGTGGGAGCCCGTGTGGAACTGATCCTTAGCGACGGGGCGCGCCAAGTTGCCGAACTGTATGCCGGCTCGGGATATCTTTCCCAATCGACGCACCTACTTACGTTCGGATTGGGAGACAATCGGACGGTCGAACACGTCAACGTTCGTTGGGCCGACGGAAGTACCAACAAATATAGCAACCTGGAAACCAAGGCCGTGCTGCGAATCCAGCAAGATTAG